A window from Centropristis striata isolate RG_2023a ecotype Rhode Island chromosome 2, C.striata_1.0, whole genome shotgun sequence encodes these proteins:
- the rab4a gene encoding ras-related protein Rab-4A, whose translation MSESYDFLFKFLVIGNAGTGKSCLLHQFIEKRFKDESNHTIGVEFGSKIINVVNKMVKLQIWDTAGQERFRSVTRSYYRGAAGALLVYDITSRETYNALTTWLSDARMLASQNIVIILCGNKKDLDADREVTFLEASRFAQENELMFLETSALTGENVEEAFVQCARKILNKIESGELDPERMGSGIQYGDAALRQLRSPRRAQPQGTQECGC comes from the exons ATGTCGGAGTCTTACG ATTTCCTGTTTAAATTCCTGGTGATCGGGAATGCTGGAACGGGTAAATCCTGTCTGCTGCACCAGTTCATCGAGAAGAGAT ttaaggATGAATCCAACCACACGATTGGAGTGGAGTTTGGCTCTAAGATCATCAATGTGGTCAACAAAATGGTCAAACTGCAGATTTGGGACACTGCAGGACAAGAACGGTTCAG gtctGTGACTAGGAGCTActacagaggagcagcaggagctctCCTGGTCTATGACATCACCAG TCGGGAGACATACAACGCTCTGACCACGTGGCTGAGTGACGCCAGGATGCTGGCTAGTCAGAACATCGTCATCATATTATGTGGAAACAAGAAGGACTTGGACGCAGACAGAGAGGTCACGTTCCTGGAGGCTTCCCGCTTCGCTCAGGAGAACG AGCTGATGTTCTTGGAGACCAGCGCTCTAACAGGGGAGAACGTTGAGGAGGCCTTTGTCCAGTGCGCTCGCAAAATCCTCAACAAGATAGAGTCGG GCGAGCTGGATCCAGAGAGGATGGGTTCAGGCATCCAGTACGGCGACGCTGCGTTACGACAGCTCCGTTCACCTCGTCGAGCTCAGCCACAGGGCACCCAGGAGTGTGGCTGCTAG